From Pedobacter aquae:
AATGATACTTTCAAAATCTTGCGAATATGCTGTTAGGGCAGCTATTTATATCGCTTTAAAAACACAACAAGGTGAAAAAACCGGGATAATTGCTATTTCTGAAGCTATTGGCTCGCCTACACATTTTACTGGAAAAATTTTACAAGCTTTAGCTCGTAAAAAAGTAATCTCTTCTATTAAAGGACCACACGGAGGCTTTTTCATAGAAAACCCAAAAGATATTTATTTAGTAGATATTATAAAAGCAATTGATGGTTCTGGCCTGTTTAGCTCTTGTGTAATGGGTTTAAAAACTTGCTCTGATACCAAACCCTGCCCAATGCATGAACAAATTAAACCCATAAGAACACAATTACTTACAGAGTTTAGTAAAAAATCTGTTGATGAACTGGTAAAAGACTTTGATAAAACAGGTTACTTTCTGAGATAAAATTCATTTTCTTCTTTTTTTTTCCTGAATAAGCCTTTTGTTTATCTAATTCAGTGTTAAGAAAATAAAAATCGATTTCCATTTTTGTTAGACATTCATTTACAATACTTTACAAAATTTATTTTTTCTTAGATTTTAAAAAAAATAGCTACATTTAAAATTCCTAAAAACCAATTTTAAAAGATAATTTAGAATCTATTATGACCAGATTAAACTGTAGAATTACAGGAATACTAGCTTCGCTATTTTTTCTTGTGTCTTTTTCTAGTACGCTTAAAGCTCAAAAATTTGAAGCCAATCTTGAATCGTTTAAACAATACGAATACCCAGCATGGTTTAGAGATGCTAAGTTTGGTATATGGTCTCATTGGGGGCCACAAGCTGTACCCAGACAAGGCGACTGGTATGCCAGAGACATGTACCAAAGCGATTATTATGATAGAAAAAAGAATGAATATACCGGCAAACCTCATCCTGCTTACCTCTATCATGTAAAAACTTATGGTCATCCGTCAAAATTTGGCTATAAAGATTTATTACCTCTTTGGAAAGCAGAAAGATGGAATCCAGAGCAATTAATGGCTCTATTTAAAAGAGTTGGAGCTAAATATTTTGTGAGTATGGCTGTGCATCATGATAATTTCTTTTTATGGAATTCTAAAATCCACAAATGGAACTCGGTGAACATAGGTCCTAAAAAAGATGTTGTTGCACTATGGCAACAAGCGGCTAAAAAAGAAGGCTTAAGGTTTGGCGTTTCTGAACATTTAGGAGCTAGTTATAACTGGTTTCAAACTAATAAGGGTGCTGATAAAACTGGGCCTTTAGCTGGTGTCCCTTATGATGGAAACGACCCTCAGTATGAAGATTTATATTATGCTAAATCTGATGAAAAGGCATGGTTAACTACAGACCCTAAAAACCATGCTCATTGGTTAAAAAGCGTTAAAGAATTGATAGACCTTTACCAACCAGATTTATTATATTCTGATAGTGAATTACCTTTTGGTGAAACTGGCCATAAAATGCTAGCTCATTTTTATAATCAGGATATTGCAAAAAACAACGGGAAATTAGAAGCCGTTTACAATAGCAAAAGAAGACCATCTGAAGGACGTTGGGTACAAGACATAGAACGTGGCGTAATGGACTCTATCAGTCCGTTTCCTTGGCAAACAGATACTTCTATTGGAGATTGGTTTTACCGTACCGGCCAAAAATACCGTAGTGGAACAGAAATTTTGCAAATGTTGGTTGATATAGTAAGTAAGAACGGAAACTTATTAATTAACGTAGTACAAACCCCTGAAGGAGATTTAGAACCTGATGTTTTAAACATCTTAGAAGAAATTGCCGCTTGGACGCCAGTAAACGGAGAAGCTATTTATGGCTCTAGACCTTGGAAAATTTATGGCGAAGGACCATCAACCAGCTCTAACAAGCCAGAAGGTAAATTTGGTGGTGTTAGCGATGAGCGTTCTTTTGAATCAACTGATATCCGTTTCACAACAAAAGGCGAAACATTATATGCTTTCTGTATGAAAAATCCTCAAAATGAGATTAGCATACAAGCATTAGGTAAAAACACAAAATACAATAATAAAACTATTGCTTCTATAGAGTTATTGGGAAGCAAAGAAAAACTAAATTGGAAACAAGAAAATGGCAAGTTGGTTATCCAGAAACCAACAAAACTTCCAAATTCGCAGGTAACCACTTACAAAATACAGTTTAAAAACTAAATTAAAAAAAGCCCGAAGTTGATGAAATTTCGGGCTTTTTTTTTATGATTAACCTGCTTATTACAACAATTTATCTATAGAGTTCCATATAATCCGGATACTAGAAATTAGGACAATTAAACCTACTCCAATAAACATTTTCTTTACAGGGAGTTTTCCTACCAATCTGGCTGCTATAGGTGCAGCTAAAAGCCCTCCTAAAATTAAACCTATAATGGTTTCTATATGGCTTGTACCCAACATGATAAAGAAGGTTAACGCACTGGCCATAGTAACAAAAAACTCGGTTAAACTAACAGAACCAATAACATATTTTGGACTTCTACCTTTAGATATTAAGGTACTGGTAACTAAAGGGCCCCAGCCACCGCCACCAAAAGAATCCAAAAAGCCACCTGCACCCGCTAACCAACCTGCTCTCTTTACTTTTTTGGGTTTGATATCTGTTTTGAAGGCATTAGTTAAAATTCTAACTCCTAAAATAAAGGTGTAAACAGAAAGTACCGGACGCACCCATTTAGAATTCTCTTCGCCCAGAGTTGTTAATAATAAAGCACCTACTATAGCACCAATAACACCCGGAATTAAAAGTGTTTTAAACAGCTTCATATTCACATTACCAAACCTGTAATGGCTAAAGCCTGATGCACCGCTTGAAAACATCTCTGCCGTATGTATACTTCCAGAAATAACAGCCGGATTTAATCCGCCAGATAGCAATAAAGTAGTAGAAATTACACCATAGCCCATACCCAATGCACCATCTACCATCTGGGCAAAAAATCCAACAGCCACCATAAACAAAAATTGCTTATCTACCTGCTTAATTATATAGTCTTTAACCTCATTAAAAGTAAAATACTCTACCACACTTACACCTATTATCACTAAAGCTAATAGGGCTAAACTGAGTGTAGCAATGTTCTTCCATTTTCTTTCTTCTGTTTTAGGTAAATTTGTTTTTGTCTGCGTTGTTTTTTGCTCTGTCATTCTGAATTGTATAAATGGAAAAAATCTGGCCCTGTCTTTATTCAAAAACAGGAACCAGATTAACCAGCGTGTTAATTAAATTTTAGTTTAAAAGTCCATCAAATGTAAGTGCTAAATAATACAAACCACCTAGGGTTGGTCCGCCTGCATATTGCACATAATTTCTATTTAAGATATTAGTACCTCCTAATTTTATATTAGCTTTTGCCTGAGGAACTTTATAAGTAACCTGCGCATCAAAAGAGTGAAATGCTGGCACAGTACCATTTACAAGCGGACTTTCCCACAAGAAAGATTCTTGCCATCTCCAACCCACATTAAAGCCTAGGTTTTTAACAATTTCTCTGTTGCCAAAAGATAAATTTGTTGCCCAATTAGGCGTATTAAAACCAGTTACAAAAATATCTCTGTTTTTATTTTCTGTGATATCGTTATAGTTGATATTCCCGGCAATGGTAAATTTCTGATAGAAGTTATAAGTTAAACCCAAAGCAGAACCATAATTGGTATATCTATTTTTTGCATTTGTATAAACTCTATAACGTATCTGCTGATTGTTACGATTAGTTTGCACAGAGGCTAAAACAGCTTCATCTGTACCAACCGTTACTTGTTGTGTTAAATTGGTACCTGCTCTGTAAGGTACAGCAACCTCAACCTGGCCTAAGAAACCATCATATTCATTCATATAAGCATCAATATCCACAACTAATTTATTTTCTAATAAAACGCTTTTATAACCTATCTCAAAAGAGTTAATACGCTCTGGACGAGTTTCTCCTAAATTGGTAACCTCTAAAAGGTCTCTGTTTTGAAGTGCCGCTGCATTTGTAGTAGCCCCACCTGCTACGCTTCTGTTTACCGCAGCATTAAATGCATTTATAGATGCTAAAGTGTAAGAATTATCTAAATAATTTAAACCATTATTGATGTAAGATAAACCGCCTACCCTTCTGATATTTCCATTATTCACATAAGAAATAGCTTCAAACAAGGCAGGGAAACGGTACCCATTTTGGAAAGATGCTCTGAAATTATGCTTTTGCGCTAAGGTATAAACAGCCGCTATACGAGGGTTTAATTTAGGATCAAATTCTGGGTTATAATCTAATCTTACCGAACCAAATAACTTTAATTTATCACCAAAAAGGTTTTTGTTACTTGCGCAAATGAACCAAATTTCTTGTAATAAACATTATTTCCGAAGCTCCCATCGGCTAAAGGAGTAGTTCTATCTGCTATAGGTCTAGAGAAGTCTACGAAGTTATTACCATCAGGGATAACCTCATAAACACGAGCATCAGCACCTATCAATAAATCAAATATTTTAACTTTTTCTGATAAATCCCACTGCGCATCGGTATGGTAAGTACGACTCCTCTGCGTTAAAAATGCTCCTCCGGTTGCTGGCGCACCCGGGATAACAGCGCCATGATCCCAATTATTGATTTTGATAATTTGGCTTTTTAACGCATTAAAAGCTGCTGTACCTGGCTCTACTCTACTAGCATCTGCTGCTGCCCTACCTACACGTAATGCTTCGGCTAATGGTGTACCGTTGTTTAGCGCATTTTGTAGAGCTGTTCTATATTTTGCGCCCCATACAGCATTAGTTCCTCCACTGGTGATATCTAAATTATCAACCAAAGGTTTGATATTGTAAGAATCGCCTGTGTTTTCTACAGATAAGTAAGATTTGATAAAATAGTTAGCCCCTTTAAGCTCTAGCTTGTGGTTTTGTACATTTACATTATCCATTTGTATTTTGTTACCACGTTGAAATAAACCATCTAGTTTACCAAAACGGTAGCCATAAGAAAGCTCGGCATGATCACCAAATCTGTAATGTAAAGCAGCATCAAATTTTAAGTTATCTACTGTAGGTTGTACCACATCTTTTTCAAAATATCCTGTTCTTCTTACGATGATACTTTGGTTTCCTGTTCTACCTGGGATGCTTAAACCAGTAAGCGTTACAGCATTGCTACCATTATCATCTCCATATTTATTCCAAGCATCATAAGCTGGGTTATCCGCATCAGCGTTAAGCTCTGGAAAAGAAGGATTTGCGGTATTTAAATTGTTAGGATTTTGATTTGTACGCGTATCAGAAACCCAATCTGTACCTCTCATGTAGCTTAAATTAACCTTGAAGGCAAATTTGTTATTAAAAGCTTTAGCATAACGGATAGCCGTTTCAGATAAATTGCTAAGCTCTCTTCCT
This genomic window contains:
- a CDS encoding RrF2 family transcriptional regulator yields the protein MILSKSCEYAVRAAIYIALKTQQGEKTGIIAISEAIGSPTHFTGKILQALARKKVISSIKGPHGGFFIENPKDIYLVDIIKAIDGSGLFSSCVMGLKTCSDTKPCPMHEQIKPIRTQLLTEFSKKSVDELVKDFDKTGYFLR
- a CDS encoding alpha-L-fucosidase, which produces MTRLNCRITGILASLFFLVSFSSTLKAQKFEANLESFKQYEYPAWFRDAKFGIWSHWGPQAVPRQGDWYARDMYQSDYYDRKKNEYTGKPHPAYLYHVKTYGHPSKFGYKDLLPLWKAERWNPEQLMALFKRVGAKYFVSMAVHHDNFFLWNSKIHKWNSVNIGPKKDVVALWQQAAKKEGLRFGVSEHLGASYNWFQTNKGADKTGPLAGVPYDGNDPQYEDLYYAKSDEKAWLTTDPKNHAHWLKSVKELIDLYQPDLLYSDSELPFGETGHKMLAHFYNQDIAKNNGKLEAVYNSKRRPSEGRWVQDIERGVMDSISPFPWQTDTSIGDWFYRTGQKYRSGTEILQMLVDIVSKNGNLLINVVQTPEGDLEPDVLNILEEIAAWTPVNGEAIYGSRPWKIYGEGPSTSSNKPEGKFGGVSDERSFESTDIRFTTKGETLYAFCMKNPQNEISIQALGKNTKYNNKTIASIELLGSKEKLNWKQENGKLVIQKPTKLPNSQVTTYKIQFKN
- a CDS encoding sulfite exporter TauE/SafE family protein, giving the protein MTEQKTTQTKTNLPKTEERKWKNIATLSLALLALVIIGVSVVEYFTFNEVKDYIIKQVDKQFLFMVAVGFFAQMVDGALGMGYGVISTTLLLSGGLNPAVISGSIHTAEMFSSGASGFSHYRFGNVNMKLFKTLLIPGVIGAIVGALLLTTLGEENSKWVRPVLSVYTFILGVRILTNAFKTDIKPKKVKRAGWLAGAGGFLDSFGGGGWGPLVTSTLISKGRSPKYVIGSVSLTEFFVTMASALTFFIMLGTSHIETIIGLILGGLLAAPIAARLVGKLPVKKMFIGVGLIVLISSIRIIWNSIDKLL
- a CDS encoding TonB-dependent receptor; its protein translation is MWFICASNKNLFGDKLKLFGSVRLDYNPEFDPKLNPRIAAVYTLAQKHNFRASFQNGYRFPALFEAISYVNNGNIRRVGGLSYINNGLNYLDNSYTLASINAFNAAVNRSVAGGATTNAAALQNRDLLEVTNLGETRPERINSFEIGYKSVLLENKLVVDIDAYMNEYDGFLGQVEVAVPYRAGTNLTQQVTVGTDEAVLASVQTNRNNQQIRYRVYTNAKNRYTNYGSALGLTYNFYQKFTIAGNINYNDITENKNRDIFVTGFNTPNWATNLSFGNREIVKNLGFNVGWRWQESFLWESPLVNGTVPAFHSFDAQVTYKVPQAKANIKLGGTNILNRNYVQYAGGPTLGGLYYLALTFDGLLN
- a CDS encoding carboxypeptidase-like regulatory domain-containing protein; this encodes MNKLYTTILLILLLIGSTKTTSAQGNNFIVISGTVLGQDDKLPLPGVTVTIKNTVSGTSTNSAGLFELRTRAKFPFTLVISSVGFQTQEFLIENADSKLNIELVTQTQLGREVVVTASRVEESILKSPVAIEKLDIRAIRESPAPSFYDALENVKGVQMTTSSITFKVPNTRGFNIPNNFRFVQLVDGVDMQAGTLGVPLGNAIGPTELDIASVEITPGAASALYGMNAINGMANLITKSPFLYQGLSVYQKSGLNHLGGTGRELSNLSETAIRYAKAFNNKFAFKVNLSYMRGTDWVSDTRTNQNPNNLNTANPSFPELNADADNPAYDAWNKYGDDNGSNAVTLTGLSIPGRTGNQSIIVRRTGYFEKDVVQPTVDNLKFDAALHYRFGDHAELSYGYRFGKLDGLFQRGNKIQMDNVNVQNHKLELKGANYFIKSYLSVENTGDSYNIKPLVDNLDITSGGTNAVWGAKYRTALQNALNNGTPLAEALRVGRAAADASRVEPGTAAFNALKSQIIKINNWDHGAVIPGAPATGGAFLTQRSRTYHTDAQWDLSEKVKIFDLLIGADARVYEVIPDGNNFVDFSRPIADRTTPLADGSFGNNVYYKKFGSFAQVTKTFLVIN